From one Drosophila subpulchrella strain 33 F10 #4 breed RU33 chromosome 3L, RU_Dsub_v1.1 Primary Assembly, whole genome shotgun sequence genomic stretch:
- the LOC119554758 gene encoding uncharacterized protein LOC119554758 isoform X6, whose translation MELLSSTTATATTTTTATHHLHQATTTKQLLVQDYLSYASPPTYSRLPPDGHEFPPNFSEPLIMHSHPLKVTTELSYEVQNGGKEETSAPPLPKTGPPATVPRKVYRQDLVINVEAAPGLNRDYQRSLSGGTPRKPSDWRKDEKSEKSVRDKIAMFSSNNELDAIPPAPATAPITSSFSRKPLNRSSENLLDSCSTSAAPSLKTRAMSVENLNDVQRQYQLAKQLPQLHVADSMYSLNTATPTQSYASLPRRSHGGSYSSGVERRISFSGEGGEAANRKAAITNILEQRRRSLSKLRGLVIPERPQLLEPILDLPEIKSQVKAASGEDSTDSGLGESHRSRSNQVGAGTAGSSYRSIFTTNQRRPLEQQLSQPPAKPPRTSLTPLQPRVMMMMPPPPPPLDQESDTDSVFSHTARVATPPEKFALTRTLSSETNTSIASSNTSTLTSGSSAGSQASCSSLGSTPAVDLTRRVLKSQVINGEPVVLSSRKSILASAKCRSAKSRGQEEDNDSTDGEACSLANRRMKPISSYKLQQQQIQLGKQLVVDKLINVAAYVELTSDTDDSSRRSDTPAKISAMFIDEERKASFKGDPSQQLTKVKVEPVKPMVLLPMVLPSPKREPLKQQTTAELREKFERSAAAQAQTQSQNHSPVIHKIAQKPHHERFSSLDSLASSSSGVSSTTQNVSTTQETATEFGSFSSLGSNQSLITAQDVQQIVEEADPPLKTPEAFIIVLQRDNPESSIGITLAGGSDYEAKEITIHKILSNTPAAKDGRLKKGDRILAVNGMSMRGLTHRESISVLKTPRPEVVLVVTRSESLVVKALTKKRSSLGSLSSLNEKPTELDYERKRNYHKASRSLDLDLDLVSNEAGGSPVATTPSTGSVSPPQPASLHDEDAEATIAGIRARRQLSRGDAAKLSTSELLERAAEARNAIAAEIRAQAEDAAASGGGARCVEIVKDSCGLGFSIEGGFDSPLGNRPLIVKKVFMGGAAQKTNQVRNGDEILSINGSSTSRMTRVDAWNYMKQLPLGPVKICFA comes from the exons ATGGAGCTGCTGAGCAGCACCACAGCAACGGCCACGACAACCACCACAGCGACGCACCACCTGCACCAGGCGACCACCACGAAGCAGCTGCTGGTGCAGGATTACCTGAGCTACGCCTCACCACCCACATACTCCCGCCTGCCGCCCGACGGCCATGAGTTTCCGCCCAACTTCAGCGAGCCACTGATCATGCACAGCCACCCCCTGAAGGTCACCACCGAGTTGAGCTACGAGGTGCAGAATGGCGGCAAGGAGGAGACCTCTGCACCACCACTGCCCAAAACGGGGCCACCGGCCACAGTTCCCCGCAAGGTGTACCGCCAGGATTTGGTTATAAACGTTGAGGCGGCACCCGGCTTGAACCGAGACTATCAGAGATCCCTGAGTGGTGGTACACCACGAAAGCCCAGCGATTGGAGGAAGGATGAAAAGTCCGAGAAGTCGGTGCGCGATAAGATTGCCATGTTCTCGTCCAACAACGAACTGGATGCCATACCGCCGGCTCCGGCCACAGCCCCCATAACCAGCTCTTTTTCCCGAAAACCCCTGAACAGGAGCAGTGAGAATCTGCTCGATAGCTGCTCCACATCCGCGGCTCCTTCCCTGAAAACCCGAGCCATGAGTGTGGAGAACCTAAACGATGTCCAGCGGCAATATCAGTTGGCCAAGCAGCTGCCCCAATTGCATGTGGCAGATTCCATGTATTCCCTGAAtacggccacgcccacccagAGCTACGCCTCCTTGCCGCGAAGAAGCCACGGTGGATCGTATTCTTCGGGTGTGGAGAGAAGAATCAGCTTTTCGGGCGAGGGAGGCGAGGCGGCCAATCGCAAGGCAGCTATAACCAATATACTAGAGCAGCGGCGGAGGAGTTTGTCCAAGCTGCGAGGTCTGGTGATCCCCGAGCGACCCCAGCTGCTGGAACCCATCCTGGACTTGCCGGAGATCAAGAGCCAGGTGAAGGCGGCCAGCGGGGAGGATAGCACGGACAGTGGTCTGGGCGAGAGCCACCGCAGTAGGAGTAACCAAGTGGGTGCAGGAACAGCAGGAAGTAGCTATCGCAGCATCTTCACCACCAACCAGAGGAGACCCCTGGAGCAGCAGCTCTCCCAGCCGCCAGCCAAACCGCCCAGGACATCGCTGACACCACTCCAGCCGAGGGTCATGATGATGATGCCGCCACCACCGCCTCCGCTGGATCAGGAGAGTGACACGGATTCGGTGTTCTCGCACACGGCCAGGGTGGCCACGCCCCCGGAGAAATTCGCCCTCACCAGAACCCTGAGTTCGGAGACCAACACTTCGATAGCCAGTTCCAACACCTCTACTCTAACATCCGGATCTTCGGCCGGCTCCCAGGCCAGTTGCAGTTCCCTGGGCAGCACACCAGCTGTGGACCTAACCCGCAGGGTGCTCAAAAGCCAGGTAATCAATGGCGAACCCGTAGTCCTGTCCAGTCGCAAGAGCATCCTGGCCTCGGCCAAGTGTCGCAGTGCCAAGAGTCGTGGGCAGGAGGAGGACAACGACAGCACCGATGGCGAAGCCTGCTCCCTGGCCAATCGTCGAATGAAGCCCATCTCCAGCTACAAActccagcagcaacagatcCAGTTGGGCAAACAACTGGTGGTGGACAAGCTGATCAATGTGGCTGCCTATGTGGAACTCACCTCGGATACGGACGACAGCAGCCGGAGATCAGATACGCCGGCCAAGATTAGTGCCATGTTCATTGATGAGGAGCGCAAGGCCAGCTTCAAGGGAGATCCCAGCCAGCAACTGACCAAGGTCAAGGTGGAGCCGGTCAAGCCCATGGTCCTTCTGCCCATGGTGCTGCCCTCCCCGAAGAGGGAACCCCTGAAGCAGCAGACCACCGCCGAATTGAGGGAGAAGTTCGAGAGGAGTGCTGCGGCTCAGGCCCAAACCCAATCCCAGAACCACTCGCCAGTGATCCACAAGATCGCCCAGAAGCCACACCACGAGCGATTCTCCTCGCTGGACTCGCTGGCCTCCAGTTCCTCGGGCGTGAGTTCAACCACCCAAAATGTGAGCACCACCCAGGAGACGGCCACCGAATTCGGCAGCTTCTCGTCGCTGGGCAGCAACCAGAGCTTGATCACCGCCCAGGATGTCCAGCAGATTGTCGAGGAGGCCGATCCTCCTCTGAAGACCCCCGAGGCATTCATCATTGTCCTGCAGAGGGATAATCCCGAGAGCAGCATTGGCATCACCCTGGCCGGCGGTTCCGATTACGAGGCTAAGGAAATCACG ATCCACAAGATCCTGAGCAACACGCCAGCTGCCAAGGATGGTCGTCTGAAGAAAGGCGATCGAATCCTCGCCGTCAACGGAATGAGCATGCGCGGATTGACGCATCGCGAGTCCATCAGTGTGCTGAAG ACCCCCCGACCTGAGGTGGTGCTAGTGGTGACCCGGTCCGAGTCGCTGGTGGTGAAGGCGCTGACCAAGAAGCGATCCTCCCTGGGATCCCTCAGCTCGCTCAACGAGAAGCCCACGGAGCTCGACTACGAACGCAAGAGGAACTACCACAAGGCCTCCCGATCTCTGGACTTGGACCTCGATCTGGTGTCCAACGAGGCTGGTGGATCGCCAGTGGCCACCACCCCGAGCACCGGATCCGTGAGTCCGCCGCAGCCGGCGAGCCTGCACGACGAGGATGCGGAGGCCACCATCGCGGGAATCCGGGCCAGAAGGCAATTGTCCCGCGGAGATGCCGCCAAACTGAGCACAAGTGAACTTTTGGAACGGGCGGCGGAGGCCAGGAATGCCATTGCGGCGGAGATTCGAGCACAGG CAGAGGATGCGGCGGCCAGTGGAGGAGGAGCTCGTTGTGTCGAGATTGTCAAGGACAGCTGTGGCCTGGGTTTCTCCATCGAAGGAGGCTTTGACTCGCCGCTGGGGAACCGTCCCCTCATCGTGAAAAAGGTGTTCATGG GTGGTGCCGCCCAGAAGACCAACCAGGTGCGCAACGGCGACGAAATCCTGAGCATCAATGGGTCCTCCACGTCGCGGATGACGCGAGTGGATGCCTGGAACTATATGAAGCAACTGCCGCTGGGACCGGTCAAGATCTGCTTCGCCTAG
- the LOC119554758 gene encoding uncharacterized protein LOC119554758 isoform X5, with amino-acid sequence MLRINRYRDLGTLGSHHSNIGNISSIQASSNIPAAILTVSSSNKKTTTEVATSSKPAAPPNPGKMELLSSTTATATTTTTATHHLHQATTTKQLLVQDYLSYASPPTYSRLPPDGHEFPPNFSEPLIMHSHPLKVTTELSYEVQNGGKEETSAPPLPKTGPPATVPRKVYRQDLVINVEAAPGLNRDYQRSLSGGTPRKPSDWRKDEKSEKSVRDKIAMFSSNNELDAIPPAPATAPITSSFSRKPLNRSSENLLDSCSTSAAPSLKTRAMSVENLNDVQRQYQLAKQLPQLHVADSMYSLNTATPTQSYASLPRRSHGGSYSSGVERRISFSGEGGEAANRKAAITNILEQRRRSLSKLRGLVIPERPQLLEPILDLPEIKSQVKAASGEDSTDSGLGESHRSRSNQVGAGTAGSSYRSIFTTNQRRPLEQQLSQPPAKPPRTSLTPLQPRVMMMMPPPPPPLDQESDTDSVFSHTARVATPPEKFALTRTLSSETNTSIASSNTSTLTSGSSAGSQASCSSLGSTPAVDLTRRVLKSQVINGEPVVLSSRKSILASAKCRSAKSRGQEEDNDSTDGEACSLANRRMKPISSYKLQQQQIQLGKQLVVDKLINVAAYVELTSDTDDSSRRSDTPAKISAMFIDEERKASFKGDPSQQLTKVKVEPVKPMVLLPMVLPSPKREPLKQQTTAELREKFERSAAAQAQTQSQNHSPVIHKIAQKPHHERFSSLDSLASSSSGVSSTTQNVSTTQETATEFGSFSSLGSNQSLITAQDVQQIVEEADPPLKTPEAFIIVLQRDNPESSIGITLAGGSDYEAKEITIHKILSNTPAAKDGRLKKGDRILAVNGMSMRGLTHRESISVLKTPRPEVVLVVTRSESLVVKALTKKRSSLGSLSSLNEKPTELDYERKRNYHKASRSLDLDLDLVSNEAGGSPVATTPSTGSVSPPQPASLHDEDAEATIAGIRARRQLSRGDAAKLSTSELLERAAEARNAIAAEIRAQAEDAAASGGGARCVEIVKDSCGLGFSIEGGFDSPLGNRPLIVKKVFMGGAAQKTNQVRNGDEILSINGSSTSRMTRVDAWNYMKQLPLGPVKICFA; translated from the exons ATGCTTAGAATAAACCGTTACAGGG ATCTTGGTACCCTCGGCAGCCACCACAGCAACATtggcaacatcagcagcatcCAAGCTAGTAGCAACATCCCGGCAGCAATTTTAACcgtcagcagcagcaacaagaaGACAACCACTGAGGTGGCAACCAGTAGCAAACCTGCTGCACCACCGAACCCCGGCAAAATGGAGCTGCTGAGCAGCACCACAGCAACGGCCACGACAACCACCACAGCGACGCACCACCTGCACCAGGCGACCACCACGAAGCAGCTGCTGGTGCAGGATTACCTGAGCTACGCCTCACCACCCACATACTCCCGCCTGCCGCCCGACGGCCATGAGTTTCCGCCCAACTTCAGCGAGCCACTGATCATGCACAGCCACCCCCTGAAGGTCACCACCGAGTTGAGCTACGAGGTGCAGAATGGCGGCAAGGAGGAGACCTCTGCACCACCACTGCCCAAAACGGGGCCACCGGCCACAGTTCCCCGCAAGGTGTACCGCCAGGATTTGGTTATAAACGTTGAGGCGGCACCCGGCTTGAACCGAGACTATCAGAGATCCCTGAGTGGTGGTACACCACGAAAGCCCAGCGATTGGAGGAAGGATGAAAAGTCCGAGAAGTCGGTGCGCGATAAGATTGCCATGTTCTCGTCCAACAACGAACTGGATGCCATACCGCCGGCTCCGGCCACAGCCCCCATAACCAGCTCTTTTTCCCGAAAACCCCTGAACAGGAGCAGTGAGAATCTGCTCGATAGCTGCTCCACATCCGCGGCTCCTTCCCTGAAAACCCGAGCCATGAGTGTGGAGAACCTAAACGATGTCCAGCGGCAATATCAGTTGGCCAAGCAGCTGCCCCAATTGCATGTGGCAGATTCCATGTATTCCCTGAAtacggccacgcccacccagAGCTACGCCTCCTTGCCGCGAAGAAGCCACGGTGGATCGTATTCTTCGGGTGTGGAGAGAAGAATCAGCTTTTCGGGCGAGGGAGGCGAGGCGGCCAATCGCAAGGCAGCTATAACCAATATACTAGAGCAGCGGCGGAGGAGTTTGTCCAAGCTGCGAGGTCTGGTGATCCCCGAGCGACCCCAGCTGCTGGAACCCATCCTGGACTTGCCGGAGATCAAGAGCCAGGTGAAGGCGGCCAGCGGGGAGGATAGCACGGACAGTGGTCTGGGCGAGAGCCACCGCAGTAGGAGTAACCAAGTGGGTGCAGGAACAGCAGGAAGTAGCTATCGCAGCATCTTCACCACCAACCAGAGGAGACCCCTGGAGCAGCAGCTCTCCCAGCCGCCAGCCAAACCGCCCAGGACATCGCTGACACCACTCCAGCCGAGGGTCATGATGATGATGCCGCCACCACCGCCTCCGCTGGATCAGGAGAGTGACACGGATTCGGTGTTCTCGCACACGGCCAGGGTGGCCACGCCCCCGGAGAAATTCGCCCTCACCAGAACCCTGAGTTCGGAGACCAACACTTCGATAGCCAGTTCCAACACCTCTACTCTAACATCCGGATCTTCGGCCGGCTCCCAGGCCAGTTGCAGTTCCCTGGGCAGCACACCAGCTGTGGACCTAACCCGCAGGGTGCTCAAAAGCCAGGTAATCAATGGCGAACCCGTAGTCCTGTCCAGTCGCAAGAGCATCCTGGCCTCGGCCAAGTGTCGCAGTGCCAAGAGTCGTGGGCAGGAGGAGGACAACGACAGCACCGATGGCGAAGCCTGCTCCCTGGCCAATCGTCGAATGAAGCCCATCTCCAGCTACAAActccagcagcaacagatcCAGTTGGGCAAACAACTGGTGGTGGACAAGCTGATCAATGTGGCTGCCTATGTGGAACTCACCTCGGATACGGACGACAGCAGCCGGAGATCAGATACGCCGGCCAAGATTAGTGCCATGTTCATTGATGAGGAGCGCAAGGCCAGCTTCAAGGGAGATCCCAGCCAGCAACTGACCAAGGTCAAGGTGGAGCCGGTCAAGCCCATGGTCCTTCTGCCCATGGTGCTGCCCTCCCCGAAGAGGGAACCCCTGAAGCAGCAGACCACCGCCGAATTGAGGGAGAAGTTCGAGAGGAGTGCTGCGGCTCAGGCCCAAACCCAATCCCAGAACCACTCGCCAGTGATCCACAAGATCGCCCAGAAGCCACACCACGAGCGATTCTCCTCGCTGGACTCGCTGGCCTCCAGTTCCTCGGGCGTGAGTTCAACCACCCAAAATGTGAGCACCACCCAGGAGACGGCCACCGAATTCGGCAGCTTCTCGTCGCTGGGCAGCAACCAGAGCTTGATCACCGCCCAGGATGTCCAGCAGATTGTCGAGGAGGCCGATCCTCCTCTGAAGACCCCCGAGGCATTCATCATTGTCCTGCAGAGGGATAATCCCGAGAGCAGCATTGGCATCACCCTGGCCGGCGGTTCCGATTACGAGGCTAAGGAAATCACG ATCCACAAGATCCTGAGCAACACGCCAGCTGCCAAGGATGGTCGTCTGAAGAAAGGCGATCGAATCCTCGCCGTCAACGGAATGAGCATGCGCGGATTGACGCATCGCGAGTCCATCAGTGTGCTGAAG ACCCCCCGACCTGAGGTGGTGCTAGTGGTGACCCGGTCCGAGTCGCTGGTGGTGAAGGCGCTGACCAAGAAGCGATCCTCCCTGGGATCCCTCAGCTCGCTCAACGAGAAGCCCACGGAGCTCGACTACGAACGCAAGAGGAACTACCACAAGGCCTCCCGATCTCTGGACTTGGACCTCGATCTGGTGTCCAACGAGGCTGGTGGATCGCCAGTGGCCACCACCCCGAGCACCGGATCCGTGAGTCCGCCGCAGCCGGCGAGCCTGCACGACGAGGATGCGGAGGCCACCATCGCGGGAATCCGGGCCAGAAGGCAATTGTCCCGCGGAGATGCCGCCAAACTGAGCACAAGTGAACTTTTGGAACGGGCGGCGGAGGCCAGGAATGCCATTGCGGCGGAGATTCGAGCACAGG CAGAGGATGCGGCGGCCAGTGGAGGAGGAGCTCGTTGTGTCGAGATTGTCAAGGACAGCTGTGGCCTGGGTTTCTCCATCGAAGGAGGCTTTGACTCGCCGCTGGGGAACCGTCCCCTCATCGTGAAAAAGGTGTTCATGG GTGGTGCCGCCCAGAAGACCAACCAGGTGCGCAACGGCGACGAAATCCTGAGCATCAATGGGTCCTCCACGTCGCGGATGACGCGAGTGGATGCCTGGAACTATATGAAGCAACTGCCGCTGGGACCGGTCAAGATCTGCTTCGCCTAG
- the LOC119554758 gene encoding uncharacterized protein LOC119554758 isoform X4, which translates to MYRLQRRAALIAKQDLGTLGSHHSNIGNISSIQASSNIPAAILTVSSSNKKTTTEVATSSKPAAPPNPGKMELLSSTTATATTTTTATHHLHQATTTKQLLVQDYLSYASPPTYSRLPPDGHEFPPNFSEPLIMHSHPLKVTTELSYEVQNGGKEETSAPPLPKTGPPATVPRKVYRQDLVINVEAAPGLNRDYQRSLSGGTPRKPSDWRKDEKSEKSVRDKIAMFSSNNELDAIPPAPATAPITSSFSRKPLNRSSENLLDSCSTSAAPSLKTRAMSVENLNDVQRQYQLAKQLPQLHVADSMYSLNTATPTQSYASLPRRSHGGSYSSGVERRISFSGEGGEAANRKAAITNILEQRRRSLSKLRGLVIPERPQLLEPILDLPEIKSQVKAASGEDSTDSGLGESHRSRSNQVGAGTAGSSYRSIFTTNQRRPLEQQLSQPPAKPPRTSLTPLQPRVMMMMPPPPPPLDQESDTDSVFSHTARVATPPEKFALTRTLSSETNTSIASSNTSTLTSGSSAGSQASCSSLGSTPAVDLTRRVLKSQVINGEPVVLSSRKSILASAKCRSAKSRGQEEDNDSTDGEACSLANRRMKPISSYKLQQQQIQLGKQLVVDKLINVAAYVELTSDTDDSSRRSDTPAKISAMFIDEERKASFKGDPSQQLTKVKVEPVKPMVLLPMVLPSPKREPLKQQTTAELREKFERSAAAQAQTQSQNHSPVIHKIAQKPHHERFSSLDSLASSSSGVSSTTQNVSTTQETATEFGSFSSLGSNQSLITAQDVQQIVEEADPPLKTPEAFIIVLQRDNPESSIGITLAGGSDYEAKEITIHKILSNTPAAKDGRLKKGDRILAVNGMSMRGLTHRESISVLKTPRPEVVLVVTRSESLVVKALTKKRSSLGSLSSLNEKPTELDYERKRNYHKASRSLDLDLDLVSNEAGGSPVATTPSTGSVSPPQPASLHDEDAEATIAGIRARRQLSRGDAAKLSTSELLERAAEARNAIAAEIRAQAEDAAASGGGARCVEIVKDSCGLGFSIEGGFDSPLGNRPLIVKKVFMGGAAQKTNQVRNGDEILSINGSSTSRMTRVDAWNYMKQLPLGPVKICFA; encoded by the exons ATCTTGGTACCCTCGGCAGCCACCACAGCAACATtggcaacatcagcagcatcCAAGCTAGTAGCAACATCCCGGCAGCAATTTTAACcgtcagcagcagcaacaagaaGACAACCACTGAGGTGGCAACCAGTAGCAAACCTGCTGCACCACCGAACCCCGGCAAAATGGAGCTGCTGAGCAGCACCACAGCAACGGCCACGACAACCACCACAGCGACGCACCACCTGCACCAGGCGACCACCACGAAGCAGCTGCTGGTGCAGGATTACCTGAGCTACGCCTCACCACCCACATACTCCCGCCTGCCGCCCGACGGCCATGAGTTTCCGCCCAACTTCAGCGAGCCACTGATCATGCACAGCCACCCCCTGAAGGTCACCACCGAGTTGAGCTACGAGGTGCAGAATGGCGGCAAGGAGGAGACCTCTGCACCACCACTGCCCAAAACGGGGCCACCGGCCACAGTTCCCCGCAAGGTGTACCGCCAGGATTTGGTTATAAACGTTGAGGCGGCACCCGGCTTGAACCGAGACTATCAGAGATCCCTGAGTGGTGGTACACCACGAAAGCCCAGCGATTGGAGGAAGGATGAAAAGTCCGAGAAGTCGGTGCGCGATAAGATTGCCATGTTCTCGTCCAACAACGAACTGGATGCCATACCGCCGGCTCCGGCCACAGCCCCCATAACCAGCTCTTTTTCCCGAAAACCCCTGAACAGGAGCAGTGAGAATCTGCTCGATAGCTGCTCCACATCCGCGGCTCCTTCCCTGAAAACCCGAGCCATGAGTGTGGAGAACCTAAACGATGTCCAGCGGCAATATCAGTTGGCCAAGCAGCTGCCCCAATTGCATGTGGCAGATTCCATGTATTCCCTGAAtacggccacgcccacccagAGCTACGCCTCCTTGCCGCGAAGAAGCCACGGTGGATCGTATTCTTCGGGTGTGGAGAGAAGAATCAGCTTTTCGGGCGAGGGAGGCGAGGCGGCCAATCGCAAGGCAGCTATAACCAATATACTAGAGCAGCGGCGGAGGAGTTTGTCCAAGCTGCGAGGTCTGGTGATCCCCGAGCGACCCCAGCTGCTGGAACCCATCCTGGACTTGCCGGAGATCAAGAGCCAGGTGAAGGCGGCCAGCGGGGAGGATAGCACGGACAGTGGTCTGGGCGAGAGCCACCGCAGTAGGAGTAACCAAGTGGGTGCAGGAACAGCAGGAAGTAGCTATCGCAGCATCTTCACCACCAACCAGAGGAGACCCCTGGAGCAGCAGCTCTCCCAGCCGCCAGCCAAACCGCCCAGGACATCGCTGACACCACTCCAGCCGAGGGTCATGATGATGATGCCGCCACCACCGCCTCCGCTGGATCAGGAGAGTGACACGGATTCGGTGTTCTCGCACACGGCCAGGGTGGCCACGCCCCCGGAGAAATTCGCCCTCACCAGAACCCTGAGTTCGGAGACCAACACTTCGATAGCCAGTTCCAACACCTCTACTCTAACATCCGGATCTTCGGCCGGCTCCCAGGCCAGTTGCAGTTCCCTGGGCAGCACACCAGCTGTGGACCTAACCCGCAGGGTGCTCAAAAGCCAGGTAATCAATGGCGAACCCGTAGTCCTGTCCAGTCGCAAGAGCATCCTGGCCTCGGCCAAGTGTCGCAGTGCCAAGAGTCGTGGGCAGGAGGAGGACAACGACAGCACCGATGGCGAAGCCTGCTCCCTGGCCAATCGTCGAATGAAGCCCATCTCCAGCTACAAActccagcagcaacagatcCAGTTGGGCAAACAACTGGTGGTGGACAAGCTGATCAATGTGGCTGCCTATGTGGAACTCACCTCGGATACGGACGACAGCAGCCGGAGATCAGATACGCCGGCCAAGATTAGTGCCATGTTCATTGATGAGGAGCGCAAGGCCAGCTTCAAGGGAGATCCCAGCCAGCAACTGACCAAGGTCAAGGTGGAGCCGGTCAAGCCCATGGTCCTTCTGCCCATGGTGCTGCCCTCCCCGAAGAGGGAACCCCTGAAGCAGCAGACCACCGCCGAATTGAGGGAGAAGTTCGAGAGGAGTGCTGCGGCTCAGGCCCAAACCCAATCCCAGAACCACTCGCCAGTGATCCACAAGATCGCCCAGAAGCCACACCACGAGCGATTCTCCTCGCTGGACTCGCTGGCCTCCAGTTCCTCGGGCGTGAGTTCAACCACCCAAAATGTGAGCACCACCCAGGAGACGGCCACCGAATTCGGCAGCTTCTCGTCGCTGGGCAGCAACCAGAGCTTGATCACCGCCCAGGATGTCCAGCAGATTGTCGAGGAGGCCGATCCTCCTCTGAAGACCCCCGAGGCATTCATCATTGTCCTGCAGAGGGATAATCCCGAGAGCAGCATTGGCATCACCCTGGCCGGCGGTTCCGATTACGAGGCTAAGGAAATCACG ATCCACAAGATCCTGAGCAACACGCCAGCTGCCAAGGATGGTCGTCTGAAGAAAGGCGATCGAATCCTCGCCGTCAACGGAATGAGCATGCGCGGATTGACGCATCGCGAGTCCATCAGTGTGCTGAAG ACCCCCCGACCTGAGGTGGTGCTAGTGGTGACCCGGTCCGAGTCGCTGGTGGTGAAGGCGCTGACCAAGAAGCGATCCTCCCTGGGATCCCTCAGCTCGCTCAACGAGAAGCCCACGGAGCTCGACTACGAACGCAAGAGGAACTACCACAAGGCCTCCCGATCTCTGGACTTGGACCTCGATCTGGTGTCCAACGAGGCTGGTGGATCGCCAGTGGCCACCACCCCGAGCACCGGATCCGTGAGTCCGCCGCAGCCGGCGAGCCTGCACGACGAGGATGCGGAGGCCACCATCGCGGGAATCCGGGCCAGAAGGCAATTGTCCCGCGGAGATGCCGCCAAACTGAGCACAAGTGAACTTTTGGAACGGGCGGCGGAGGCCAGGAATGCCATTGCGGCGGAGATTCGAGCACAGG CAGAGGATGCGGCGGCCAGTGGAGGAGGAGCTCGTTGTGTCGAGATTGTCAAGGACAGCTGTGGCCTGGGTTTCTCCATCGAAGGAGGCTTTGACTCGCCGCTGGGGAACCGTCCCCTCATCGTGAAAAAGGTGTTCATGG GTGGTGCCGCCCAGAAGACCAACCAGGTGCGCAACGGCGACGAAATCCTGAGCATCAATGGGTCCTCCACGTCGCGGATGACGCGAGTGGATGCCTGGAACTATATGAAGCAACTGCCGCTGGGACCGGTCAAGATCTGCTTCGCCTAG